CGCAGTTTTGTTTTTAACCGTGTGTGGTTATAAAACTTGCCGCGTTCAAACTTGCCCGAACAAACCCTGAAAAATGCAATTCTGTCACGGTGGCGCAGGTCTAAATTGGCATGAATTTTAAAAACAAAACCGCTAAAGTTTTTTTCTAATGGGTTTACAACACGCTGTTCTGCGACTCTTTGAATGGGAGTTGGGGCAATAGCAACAAATGTATCTAAAAGCTCTTTTACGCCAAAATTATTTAACGCACTGCCAAAAAAAACTGGCGCCAAATTACCGTCAAGATAACTTGCTTTATCAAATTCACCATAAACGCCGTGCAAAAGTGCGGCATCTTCACGCAAGTCATTTGCAAGGACTGAGCCAATTCGTTCGTCAAGCAATGGGCTTTTAAGCTCTGTTTCAAGCACATCTTCTTGCTCGGCCATCGTGCGGTTTGATTTAAAAAGAAAAAGCTTTTTGTTGTGCAAATTATACACACCCTTAAAGCTTGAGCCGCGGCTTATAGGCCAAGTTAACGGGCAAACCTTTATGTTTAGCTTTTTCTCAAGCTCATCAAGCAGGTCAATTGGGTTATTGCCTTCGCGGTCAAGTTTATTTACAAAAATAATTACAGGCGTGTTGCGCATACGGCAAACATTCATAAGCTTTTCTGTTTGCTCCTCAACGCCTTTCACGCTATCAACAACTAAAATAACACTGTCAACGGCGGTAAGCGTTCTGTAAGTGTCTTCGGCAAAATCCTTATGACCGGGGGTGTCAAGCAGGTTAATTTTGCAGTTATTATATTCAAAACTCATAACCGCGGATGCAACCGAAATACCGCGCTGGCGTTCAATTTCCATAAAGTCGGAAGTTGTGGACTTTTTTATTTTGTTGGATTTTACCGCCCCTGCGCTAACAATTGCGCCAGCAAAAAGCAAAAACTTTTCAGTTAGAGTGGTTTTACCTGCATCGGGATGGCTGATAATTGCAAAAGTTCTTCTTTTTTCTATTTCGGTTTGCAGCTGCGGCACTACATCAACAATTTCCATAAACTTCCTTT
This is a stretch of genomic DNA from Endomicrobiales bacterium. It encodes these proteins:
- a CDS encoding peptide chain release factor 3 — its product is MEIVDVVPQLQTEIEKRRTFAIISHPDAGKTTLTEKFLLFAGAIVSAGAVKSNKIKKSTTSDFMEIERQRGISVASAVMSFEYNNCKINLLDTPGHKDFAEDTYRTLTAVDSVILVVDSVKGVEEQTEKLMNVCRMRNTPVIIFVNKLDREGNNPIDLLDELEKKLNIKVCPLTWPISRGSSFKGVYNLHNKKLFLFKSNRTMAEQEDVLETELKSPLLDERIGSVLANDLREDAALLHGVYGEFDKASYLDGNLAPVFFGSALNNFGVKELLDTFVAIAPTPIQRVAEQRVVNPLEKNFSGFVFKIHANLDLRHRDRIAFFRVCSGKFERGKFYNHTRLKTKLRFTSPASFMGQKKDIIDTAFAGDVIGLYDRGNFKIGDTLTDGEALSFKGIPSFSPEIFKELINTSTKAKQLEKGIKQLTDEGVAQLFTMNHGRKKIVGTVGQLQFDVILYRLENEYGAACRFEPLNYYKALWLSSTNPKQLEEFCDYKSDRIGNDKNGNIVFFAESEWMLNHYIEKYSDVIFHTTSEFKDALTDTD